The following proteins are encoded in a genomic region of Bombus pyrosoma isolate SC7728 linkage group LG1, ASM1482585v1, whole genome shotgun sequence:
- the LOC122569572 gene encoding WD repeat-containing protein 7 isoform X3 gives MTAGTSLVVPIVLWGRIAPTHCVSCIYLSRDQKTLVTGCYDGQICLWQVDPETLKMSPRCLLVGHTAPIMCLSRASVIMEQNYIVSSSESGEMCTWDLVDGKCREAVKLTSVHTQMLPYVSAGGEDVRLFCSGYYPEVLVMDPFSLEVLFTLSSRVNPDWISALHVLRPAKRKGRFYVHTNDVVLALTTTGTVKVWTLLGHENRNSEPLYEHESKQIRCLNALAMTCCPYNQRTVLIVCSKHWQIYDAGDFSLLCSITAPCGERWMAGDFLSADRVILWSDEGRGYLYKLPAKVLVHLDSKLKGKALSSVADNKNFHTAGVEYDQPYLYCTLTQPGVKPLSCPPAMRLVTVQKQSKTLKYLLRGDSGGVVLWTVPEVTSQQLAQICQNDRSTPLSLPPAVKTSITTAWEEMKPSPVGILDQLDSGDGHGIKLTASIYLPQQSRLVVGREDGSIIIVPATQTVMLQLLHGNHQQYDDWPPHQVLLGHSGRVNCLLYPHGAAPRYDRTHLVSGSVDFAVCLWDLYAGTLIHRFCVHAGEITQLMVPPDNCSPRIQKCVCSVASDHSVTLLSLAERKCVVLASRHLFPVVTIKWRPLDDFMIVGCSDGAVYVWQMETGHLDRVLHGIIAEEVLYACDENTIAASGGSATGGELGLANPAVHFFRGLRHRNLSAIRHATQRGLHQLQQLHGGQGVDHGNQIKTKGTPLMIQGFRSNPKDPESHILFFDIEALIVQLLNDEYGAMSPGSLEAQGLISASEYQKVAALTQSASPDAHKKIADFFGRVKDKAGDVERILKEKDRHGILAKMKEGAENVHTKIQAKVESVGLKPSTLDGKGDNWNNNEIAKNNLKRNGAFSEPNATMEVAQLILSLLHAWGIDPDLDRVCEGKLGLLRPMVPVSFGVLSKGGYMSLLLPTWQMQLEPIGEPTTQLEQRLPAELVRQERLTRAFTARAHWELSTTLTSNHLLAVVALANTLMSMNNATFVPEQERNRKMHRPGNRSTVNWNKAEEENEEIYTAQQAQIKQGWSLLATLHCVLLPDKIVSQGGVRTFKRPQVEMMARRWQHQCLEIREAAQALLLAELGRMGPKGRKTLVDSWSQYLPMYSTQEPIAPQTQNQSPPAPGSPIPPSESHTEEEDEEEELAEAEINVARKPSSVAELKRKQTTAVVLLGVIGAEFGQDVTTTNQKRDNEQRRKSSIVEGFGIGNNNLARHTSMALTHLLHAPHSPKLPLHTALRRAAIDLIGRGFTVWEPYLDVSKVLLGLLEMCCDADKLVPNMTYGLPLTPQADTCRTARHALTLIATARPAAFITTMAREVARYNTLQQNAQTLNVNMGASVLVRAKPEILRIVEQLIDKMQSEMSDLLVEVMDIILHCLDPGHLKTKPLNDVFPAVCRFNQVSHCPATRRIAVGSRNGQLALYELRGNVKCQTVPAHVASVTALAFSPEGKFLVSYSCTENKLCFWQQTSSGMFGLGNSQTRCVKSYSTAPINDVARLNPMRLARLIWINNRTVTLMLADGSETRFNV, from the exons atgacaGCGGGCACAAGCTTAGTAGTACCCATAGTTTTATGGGGTCGCATAGCTCCAACTCATTGTGTTTCCTGTATCTATTTGTCTCGAGATCAAAAAACATTAGTAACAGGATGTTACGATGGTCAGATATGTTTGTGGCAAGTAGACCCTGAAACATTGAAg ATGAGTCCAAGATGTTTACTTGTTGGTCATACTGCTCCAATAATGTGCCTGAGTCGAGCAAGTGTTATTAtggaacaaaattatattgtcAGTAGCAgtgaaagtggagaaatgTGTACATGGGACTTAGTTGATGGAAAATGCAGGGAAGCTGTTAAGCTCACCAGTGTTCATACACAGATGTTGCCTTATGTCTCTGCTGGTGGAGAAGATGTTAGATTGTTTTGTTCGgg ATACTATCCTGAGGTTTTAGTAATGGACCCTTTTAGTTTGGAAGTTTTATTCACCTTAAGCTCCCGTGTTAATCCTGACTGGATCAGTGCTTTGCACGTTTTGCGGCCGGCCAAACGGAAAGGTCGGTTCTACGTGCATACAA ATGATGTTGTGCTGGCCTTAACGACGACTGGTACAGTCAAGGTGTGGACTCTTCTTGGACATGAGAATCGTAATAGTGAGCCTCTTTATGAACATGAAAGCAAACAAATACGATGTTTAAATGCACTTGCAATGACTTGTTGCCCATATAATCAGAGAACTGTATTAATTGTATGCTCTAAACATTGGCAG ATATATGATGCCGGTGATTTCTCCCTTCTATGTTCAATCACTGCACCTTGTGGCGAACGTTGGATGGCTGGAGACTTCTTATCTGCAGATAGAGTAATTCTGTGGAGTGACGAAGGTCGTGGTTATCTCTATAAACTACCAGCTAA GGTTCTGGTACATCTTGACAG CAAGTTGAAGGGCAAGGCTCTTAGCAG CGTTGCAGAcaacaaaaattttcatacCGCCGGTGTTGAATATGATCAACCTTATCTCTACTGCACTTTGACGCAACCTGGAGTCAAG cCTCTATCATGCCCACCGGCAATGCGACTAGTTACAGTTCAAAAACAAAGTAAAACgttaaagtatttattacGTGGTGATAGTGGAGGAGTTGTTCTCTGGACAGTTCCAGAAGTAACGAGTCAACAATTAGCTCAAATTTGTCAAAATGACCGTTCAACTCCACTTTCACTACCACCAGCAGTAAAAACGAGTATTACAACTGCTTGGGAGGAAATGAAACCATCACCAGTTGGAATATTAGATCAATTAGACAGCGGAGATGGACATGGCATAAAATTAACAGCTAGTATATATTTACCGCAACAAAGTCGTTTAGTTGTCGGTCGTGAAGACGGCAGTATTATCATTGTTCCTGCAACACAAACAGTCATGCTTCAATTACTTCATGGCAATCATCAACAATATGATg ATTGGCCTCCTCATCAAGTATTGTTGGGTCACTCCGGCCGAGTGAACTGCCTTTTGTATCCACATGGAGCAGCACCACGTTATGATCGGACACATCTTGTTTCTGGATCTGTTGATTTTGCTGTATGTTTATGGGATCTTTATGCTGGTACACTCATTCATAGATTCTGCGTCCATGCAGGTGAAATTACACAATTAATGGTACCACCTGATAACTGTAGT CCTAGAATACAGAAGTGTGTTTGCAGTGTTGCATCAGATCATAGCGTTACTCTGTTATCATTAGCAGAAAGGAAATGTGTTGTTCTTGCTTCTCGGCACTTATTCCCAGTTGTTACGATAAAATGGAGACCATTGGATGACTTTATGATAGTTGGATGTTCAGACGGAGCTGTGTACGTATGGCAAATGGAAACCGGCCATCTAGATCGTGTATTGCATg GTATTATTGCAGAAGAGGTGCTCTATGCTTGCGATGAAAATACAATCGCTGCGTCTGGTGGATCTGCTACTGGTGGTGAACTAGGTTTAGCTAATCCTGCTGTACATTTTTTTAG aGGCTTGAGACATAGAAATCTGTCTGCTATAAGACACGCAACCCAAAGAGGATTGCATCAATTGCAACAACTTCATGGTGGACAAGGAGTTGATCATGGAAATCAAATAAAGACAAAAGGCACACCTTTAATGATTCAAGGTTTTAGGAGTAATCCTAAGGATCCAGAAAgccatattttattttttgacatAGAAGCATTAATAg TACAATTACTTAATGATGAATATGGAGCAATGTCACCTGGTTCTTTGGAAGCACAGGGTCTTATTTCAGCCTCTGAGTATCAAAAAGTTGCAGCGCTTACACAGTCTGCTAGTCCAGATGCTCATAAAAAGATTGCAG ACTTTTTCGGTCGCGTCAAGGATAAGGCAGGCGACGTTGAACGAATTTTAAAGGAGAAGGATCGCCACG GTATATTGGCTAAAATGAAGGAGGGCGCAGAGAACGTACATACTAAGATTCAGGCCAAGGTGGAAAGCGTTGGCCTCAAGCCGTCGACTCTCGACGGCAAAG gtgataattggaataataatgaaattgcgaaaaacaatttaaaacgaaatggAGCGTTTAGTGAACCAAATGCCACTATGGAAGTTGCTCAGCTTATATTAAGTTTATTACATGCTTGGGGTATTGATCCAGATTTAGATCGTGTTTGCGAAGGAAAGTTAGGCTTATTAAGACCTATGGTTCCTGTTTCATTTGGAGTATTGTCAAAAGGAG GTTACATGTCATTATTATTACCAACTTGGCAAATGCAATTGGAACCAATTGGCGAACCTACAACTCAATTAGAACAACGTTTACCAGCAGAATTAGTTAGACAAGAAAGACTTACCAGAGCATTCACAGCAAGGGCACATTGGGAGTTATCTACCACATTAACCAGCAATCATTTATTAGCAGTAGTAGCTTTAGCAAATACTTTAATGTCAATGAACAATGCCACTTTTGTACCTGAACAAGAACGAAATCGTAAAATGCATAG GCCTGGTAATAGATCTACAGTTAATTGGAATAAagcggaagaagaaaatgaagaaatttatacAGCGCAACAAGCACAGATTAAGCAAGGTTGGTCTCTCTTAGCAACATTACACTGTGTACTATTACCCGATAAAATAGTTTCACAAGGTGGTGTTAGGACTTTTAAACGGCCTCAAGTTGAAATGATGGCTCGCAGATGGCAACATCAATGTCTTGAG attcgCGAAGCTGCTCAAGCTTTATTACTTGCTGAATTAGGAAGAATGGGTCcaaaaggaaggaaaacaCTTGTAGATAGCTGGTCACAATATCTACCAATGTATAGCACTCAAGAACCTATTGCACCACAAACGCAAAATCAAAGTCCACCGGCTCCAGGTAGTCCAATTCCACCATCTGAATCACATACGGAGGAGGAAGATGAAGAGGAGGAACTGGCAGAAg CAGAAATAAATGTAGCTAGGAAACCATCGAGCGTGGCGGAATTAAAACGAAAGCAAACGACAGCAGTTGTATTATTAGGGGTAATAGGTGCAGAATTTGGGCAAGACGTTACTACCACAAATCAGAAAAGAGATAACGAACAAAGACGAAAGAGTTCAATTGTAGAAGGTTTTGGAAtaggaaataataatcttGCCAGGCATACTAGTATGGCACTCACGCACTTGTTACACGCACCTCACTCTCCGAAATTACCTTTACATACGGCATTGCGTAGAGCCGCAATTGATCTCATTGGTAGAGGTTTCACTGTTTGGGAACCGTATCTTGACGTATCGAAA GTATTATTGGGATTACTAGAAATGTGTTGCGATGCTGATAAATTGGTACCAAATATGACATATGGCCTTCCGCTTACACCTCAAGCTGATACCTGTCGTACAGCAAGACATGCTTTAACTTTAATAGCTACTGCTCGACCTGCAGCATTTATTACTACGATGGCACGAGAAGTAGCTAGATACAATACACTGCAACAAAATGCGCAaacattaaatgtaaatatggGTGCAAGTGTTTTGGTTAGGGCAAAACCAGAAATACTTAGGATTGTTGAacaattaattgataaaatgcAGAGTGAAATGAGCGATCTCTTAGTTGAG gTCATGGATATTATCTTACATTGTTTGGATCCAGGTCATCTTAAGACTAAACCATTGAATGATGTGTTTCCAGCAGTATGTAGATTTAATCAA GTAAGTCATTGCCCGGCAACACGCAGAATAGCAGTAGGTAGTCGCAATGGTCAGCTCGCTTTATATGAATTACGAGGCAATGTTAAGTGTCAAACAGTACCTGCGCATGTTGCATCTGTAACTGCATTAGCGTTTTCACCTGAAGGCAAGTTTCTGGTTAGTTATTCTTGTacggaaaataaattatgcttTTGGCAG CAAACAAGTAGTGGTATGTTCGGCCTAGGGAACTCTCAAACACGTTGTGTGAAATCATATAGCACTGCACCCATTAACGATGTAGCACGATTAAACCCTATGCGACTAGCTCGATTGATATGGATAAATAATCGAACAGTTACACTAATGCTTGCTGATGGATCAGAAACGCGATTCAATGTTTAA
- the LOC122569572 gene encoding WD repeat-containing protein 7 isoform X4 produces MTAGTSLVVPIVLWGRIAPTHCVSCIYLSRDQKTLVTGCYDGQICLWQVDPETLKMSPRCLLVGHTAPIMCLSRASVIMEQNYIVSSSESGEMCTWDLVDGKCREAVKLTSVHTQMLPYVSAGGEDVRLFCSGYYPEVLVMDPFSLEVLFTLSSRVNPDWISALHVLRPAKRKGRFYVHTNDVVLALTTTGTVKVWTLLGHENRNSEPLYEHESKQIRCLNALAMTCCPYNQRTVLIVCSKHWQIYDAGDFSLLCSITAPCGERWMAGDFLSADRVILWSDEGRGYLYKLPAKVLVHLDSKLKGKALSSSVADNKNFHTAGVEYDQPYLYCTLTQPGVKPLSCPPAMRLVTVQKQSKTLKYLLRGDSGGVVLWTVPEVTSQQLAQICQNDRSTPLSLPPAVKTSITTAWEEMKPSPVGILDQLDSGDGHGIKLTASIYLPQQSRLVVGREDGSIIIVPATQTVMLQLLHGNHQQYDDWPPHQVLLGHSGRVNCLLYPHGAAPRYDRTHLVSGSVDFAVCLWDLYAGTLIHRFCVHAGEITQLMVPPDNCSPRIQKCVCSVASDHSVTLLSLAERKCVVLASRHLFPVVTIKWRPLDDFMIVGCSDGAVYVWQMETGHLDRVLHEEVLYACDENTIAASGGSATGGELGLANPAVHFFRGLRHRNLSAIRHATQRGLHQLQQLHGGQGVDHGNQIKTKGTPLMIQGFRSNPKDPESHILFFDIEALIVQLLNDEYGAMSPGSLEAQGLISASEYQKVAALTQSASPDAHKKIADFFGRVKDKAGDVERILKEKDRHGILAKMKEGAENVHTKIQAKVESVGLKPSTLDGKGDNWNNNEIAKNNLKRNGAFSEPNATMEVAQLILSLLHAWGIDPDLDRVCEGKLGLLRPMVPVSFGVLSKGGYMSLLLPTWQMQLEPIGEPTTQLEQRLPAELVRQERLTRAFTARAHWELSTTLTSNHLLAVVALANTLMSMNNATFVPEQERNRKMHRPGNRSTVNWNKAEEENEEIYTAQQAQIKQGWSLLATLHCVLLPDKIVSQGGVRTFKRPQVEMMARRWQHQCLEIREAAQALLLAELGRMGPKGRKTLVDSWSQYLPMYSTQEPIAPQTQNQSPPAPGSPIPPSESHTEEEDEEEELAEAEINVARKPSSVAELKRKQTTAVVLLGVIGAEFGQDVTTTNQKRDNEQRRKSSIVEGFGIGNNNLARHTSMALTHLLHAPHSPKLPLHTALRRAAIDLIGRGFTVWEPYLDVSKVLLGLLEMCCDADKLVPNMTYGLPLTPQADTCRTARHALTLIATARPAAFITTMAREVARYNTLQQNAQTLNVNMGASVLVRAKPEILRIVEQLIDKMQSEMSDLLVEVMDIILHCLDPGHLKTKPLNDVFPAVCRFNQVSHCPATRRIAVGSRNGQLALYELRGNVKCQTVPAHVASVTALAFSPEGKFLVSYSCTENKLCFWQQTSSGMFGLGNSQTRCVKSYSTAPINDVARLNPMRLARLIWINNRTVTLMLADGSETRFNV; encoded by the exons atgacaGCGGGCACAAGCTTAGTAGTACCCATAGTTTTATGGGGTCGCATAGCTCCAACTCATTGTGTTTCCTGTATCTATTTGTCTCGAGATCAAAAAACATTAGTAACAGGATGTTACGATGGTCAGATATGTTTGTGGCAAGTAGACCCTGAAACATTGAAg ATGAGTCCAAGATGTTTACTTGTTGGTCATACTGCTCCAATAATGTGCCTGAGTCGAGCAAGTGTTATTAtggaacaaaattatattgtcAGTAGCAgtgaaagtggagaaatgTGTACATGGGACTTAGTTGATGGAAAATGCAGGGAAGCTGTTAAGCTCACCAGTGTTCATACACAGATGTTGCCTTATGTCTCTGCTGGTGGAGAAGATGTTAGATTGTTTTGTTCGgg ATACTATCCTGAGGTTTTAGTAATGGACCCTTTTAGTTTGGAAGTTTTATTCACCTTAAGCTCCCGTGTTAATCCTGACTGGATCAGTGCTTTGCACGTTTTGCGGCCGGCCAAACGGAAAGGTCGGTTCTACGTGCATACAA ATGATGTTGTGCTGGCCTTAACGACGACTGGTACAGTCAAGGTGTGGACTCTTCTTGGACATGAGAATCGTAATAGTGAGCCTCTTTATGAACATGAAAGCAAACAAATACGATGTTTAAATGCACTTGCAATGACTTGTTGCCCATATAATCAGAGAACTGTATTAATTGTATGCTCTAAACATTGGCAG ATATATGATGCCGGTGATTTCTCCCTTCTATGTTCAATCACTGCACCTTGTGGCGAACGTTGGATGGCTGGAGACTTCTTATCTGCAGATAGAGTAATTCTGTGGAGTGACGAAGGTCGTGGTTATCTCTATAAACTACCAGCTAA GGTTCTGGTACATCTTGACAG CAAGTTGAAGGGCAAGGCTCTTAGCAG tAGCGTTGCAGAcaacaaaaattttcatacCGCCGGTGTTGAATATGATCAACCTTATCTCTACTGCACTTTGACGCAACCTGGAGTCAAG cCTCTATCATGCCCACCGGCAATGCGACTAGTTACAGTTCAAAAACAAAGTAAAACgttaaagtatttattacGTGGTGATAGTGGAGGAGTTGTTCTCTGGACAGTTCCAGAAGTAACGAGTCAACAATTAGCTCAAATTTGTCAAAATGACCGTTCAACTCCACTTTCACTACCACCAGCAGTAAAAACGAGTATTACAACTGCTTGGGAGGAAATGAAACCATCACCAGTTGGAATATTAGATCAATTAGACAGCGGAGATGGACATGGCATAAAATTAACAGCTAGTATATATTTACCGCAACAAAGTCGTTTAGTTGTCGGTCGTGAAGACGGCAGTATTATCATTGTTCCTGCAACACAAACAGTCATGCTTCAATTACTTCATGGCAATCATCAACAATATGATg ATTGGCCTCCTCATCAAGTATTGTTGGGTCACTCCGGCCGAGTGAACTGCCTTTTGTATCCACATGGAGCAGCACCACGTTATGATCGGACACATCTTGTTTCTGGATCTGTTGATTTTGCTGTATGTTTATGGGATCTTTATGCTGGTACACTCATTCATAGATTCTGCGTCCATGCAGGTGAAATTACACAATTAATGGTACCACCTGATAACTGTAGT CCTAGAATACAGAAGTGTGTTTGCAGTGTTGCATCAGATCATAGCGTTACTCTGTTATCATTAGCAGAAAGGAAATGTGTTGTTCTTGCTTCTCGGCACTTATTCCCAGTTGTTACGATAAAATGGAGACCATTGGATGACTTTATGATAGTTGGATGTTCAGACGGAGCTGTGTACGTATGGCAAATGGAAACCGGCCATCTAGATCGTGTATTGCATg AAGAGGTGCTCTATGCTTGCGATGAAAATACAATCGCTGCGTCTGGTGGATCTGCTACTGGTGGTGAACTAGGTTTAGCTAATCCTGCTGTACATTTTTTTAG aGGCTTGAGACATAGAAATCTGTCTGCTATAAGACACGCAACCCAAAGAGGATTGCATCAATTGCAACAACTTCATGGTGGACAAGGAGTTGATCATGGAAATCAAATAAAGACAAAAGGCACACCTTTAATGATTCAAGGTTTTAGGAGTAATCCTAAGGATCCAGAAAgccatattttattttttgacatAGAAGCATTAATAg TACAATTACTTAATGATGAATATGGAGCAATGTCACCTGGTTCTTTGGAAGCACAGGGTCTTATTTCAGCCTCTGAGTATCAAAAAGTTGCAGCGCTTACACAGTCTGCTAGTCCAGATGCTCATAAAAAGATTGCAG ACTTTTTCGGTCGCGTCAAGGATAAGGCAGGCGACGTTGAACGAATTTTAAAGGAGAAGGATCGCCACG GTATATTGGCTAAAATGAAGGAGGGCGCAGAGAACGTACATACTAAGATTCAGGCCAAGGTGGAAAGCGTTGGCCTCAAGCCGTCGACTCTCGACGGCAAAG gtgataattggaataataatgaaattgcgaaaaacaatttaaaacgaaatggAGCGTTTAGTGAACCAAATGCCACTATGGAAGTTGCTCAGCTTATATTAAGTTTATTACATGCTTGGGGTATTGATCCAGATTTAGATCGTGTTTGCGAAGGAAAGTTAGGCTTATTAAGACCTATGGTTCCTGTTTCATTTGGAGTATTGTCAAAAGGAG GTTACATGTCATTATTATTACCAACTTGGCAAATGCAATTGGAACCAATTGGCGAACCTACAACTCAATTAGAACAACGTTTACCAGCAGAATTAGTTAGACAAGAAAGACTTACCAGAGCATTCACAGCAAGGGCACATTGGGAGTTATCTACCACATTAACCAGCAATCATTTATTAGCAGTAGTAGCTTTAGCAAATACTTTAATGTCAATGAACAATGCCACTTTTGTACCTGAACAAGAACGAAATCGTAAAATGCATAG GCCTGGTAATAGATCTACAGTTAATTGGAATAAagcggaagaagaaaatgaagaaatttatacAGCGCAACAAGCACAGATTAAGCAAGGTTGGTCTCTCTTAGCAACATTACACTGTGTACTATTACCCGATAAAATAGTTTCACAAGGTGGTGTTAGGACTTTTAAACGGCCTCAAGTTGAAATGATGGCTCGCAGATGGCAACATCAATGTCTTGAG attcgCGAAGCTGCTCAAGCTTTATTACTTGCTGAATTAGGAAGAATGGGTCcaaaaggaaggaaaacaCTTGTAGATAGCTGGTCACAATATCTACCAATGTATAGCACTCAAGAACCTATTGCACCACAAACGCAAAATCAAAGTCCACCGGCTCCAGGTAGTCCAATTCCACCATCTGAATCACATACGGAGGAGGAAGATGAAGAGGAGGAACTGGCAGAAg CAGAAATAAATGTAGCTAGGAAACCATCGAGCGTGGCGGAATTAAAACGAAAGCAAACGACAGCAGTTGTATTATTAGGGGTAATAGGTGCAGAATTTGGGCAAGACGTTACTACCACAAATCAGAAAAGAGATAACGAACAAAGACGAAAGAGTTCAATTGTAGAAGGTTTTGGAAtaggaaataataatcttGCCAGGCATACTAGTATGGCACTCACGCACTTGTTACACGCACCTCACTCTCCGAAATTACCTTTACATACGGCATTGCGTAGAGCCGCAATTGATCTCATTGGTAGAGGTTTCACTGTTTGGGAACCGTATCTTGACGTATCGAAA GTATTATTGGGATTACTAGAAATGTGTTGCGATGCTGATAAATTGGTACCAAATATGACATATGGCCTTCCGCTTACACCTCAAGCTGATACCTGTCGTACAGCAAGACATGCTTTAACTTTAATAGCTACTGCTCGACCTGCAGCATTTATTACTACGATGGCACGAGAAGTAGCTAGATACAATACACTGCAACAAAATGCGCAaacattaaatgtaaatatggGTGCAAGTGTTTTGGTTAGGGCAAAACCAGAAATACTTAGGATTGTTGAacaattaattgataaaatgcAGAGTGAAATGAGCGATCTCTTAGTTGAG gTCATGGATATTATCTTACATTGTTTGGATCCAGGTCATCTTAAGACTAAACCATTGAATGATGTGTTTCCAGCAGTATGTAGATTTAATCAA GTAAGTCATTGCCCGGCAACACGCAGAATAGCAGTAGGTAGTCGCAATGGTCAGCTCGCTTTATATGAATTACGAGGCAATGTTAAGTGTCAAACAGTACCTGCGCATGTTGCATCTGTAACTGCATTAGCGTTTTCACCTGAAGGCAAGTTTCTGGTTAGTTATTCTTGTacggaaaataaattatgcttTTGGCAG CAAACAAGTAGTGGTATGTTCGGCCTAGGGAACTCTCAAACACGTTGTGTGAAATCATATAGCACTGCACCCATTAACGATGTAGCACGATTAAACCCTATGCGACTAGCTCGATTGATATGGATAAATAATCGAACAGTTACACTAATGCTTGCTGATGGATCAGAAACGCGATTCAATGTTTAA